In Methylomonas sp. MK1, the following are encoded in one genomic region:
- a CDS encoding TraU family protein has protein sequence MKRFVFLWVLGGLITLATPLYAETTTSSVDPLCSDAELWSGKLITDICWSCLFPIRAAGSSLGGGNVPSIATDEKFCFCTDPMGIPELGMTMGLWNPARLIEIVRNPWCSPALGGHKFSASNVRLIATTGKADFDASEMSFFNYHYFAFPLTILLDLFWDGRCNSDGYRDFDLLYVSELDPTWNSDLLAFFTSPETALFANPVAISACVADAAAAATGNPLDALFWCAGAWGHMYPLSGISPTSYGTDPRITSLLATRATASLHRRGLAWKTSGNDALCGGYIYPFIPKSQYRLSMFYPVAETESNHAIGETTFKWGAGRTYPGPGEDHLYLLWRWQDCCLF, from the coding sequence ATGAAGCGGTTCGTTTTCCTTTGGGTGTTGGGCGGTTTGATAACCCTGGCAACTCCGTTGTATGCCGAGACCACCACCAGTAGCGTCGATCCGTTGTGCTCGGACGCCGAACTGTGGTCCGGCAAACTGATCACCGATATTTGCTGGAGCTGCCTATTTCCGATTCGAGCGGCCGGGTCGTCGCTGGGTGGTGGCAACGTACCGAGCATCGCCACCGACGAGAAGTTCTGTTTTTGCACCGATCCGATGGGCATTCCGGAGCTGGGCATGACCATGGGTCTTTGGAATCCGGCCCGGCTGATTGAGATTGTCCGCAATCCCTGGTGTTCACCGGCACTGGGCGGACATAAATTCAGCGCCTCGAATGTGCGCTTAATCGCCACTACCGGCAAAGCCGATTTCGATGCCAGCGAGATGTCCTTTTTTAACTACCACTACTTTGCGTTTCCATTGACCATTTTGCTGGACCTGTTCTGGGACGGCCGTTGCAACAGTGACGGTTATCGTGATTTTGATTTACTGTACGTCTCGGAATTGGATCCGACCTGGAATAGCGACTTATTGGCTTTTTTTACCAGTCCGGAAACGGCGTTGTTTGCCAATCCGGTGGCCATTTCAGCGTGTGTCGCCGACGCGGCGGCGGCAGCCACCGGCAATCCTTTGGACGCCTTGTTCTGGTGTGCAGGGGCTTGGGGGCATATGTATCCCTTATCTGGGATTTCGCCGACCAGTTACGGTACCGATCCTCGTATCACCAGTTTATTGGCCACTCGCGCCACGGCATCCTTGCATCGGCGTGGGCTAGCCTGGAAAACCTCGGGCAACGATGCTTTGTGCGGTGGTTACATCTATCCATTCATTCCCAAGTCGCAATACCGACTATCGATGTTTTATCCCGTTGCCGAAACCGAATCCAATCACGCTATTGGCGAAACCACGTTCAAGTGGGGTGCGGGCCGCACATATCCGGGGCCGGGCGAAGATCATCTCTACCTGCTGTGGCGTTGGCAGGACTGTTGTCTATTCTAG
- the lepB gene encoding signal peptidase I: protein MQSNHSNVAIARTSTTKHRPYQTRASFLRFIGKALPILLLALAVERYIGERFLIGGDDQVDRCLPDKWIYLIDTHNKDIWRGDLIAFRAERMAPYFKDGQIIVKIAAGVTGDTVHVDQQHTKINGERVIDGLTLAEKLKKPANSFKRHETIPTAAYWVTGKTDKSFDSRYWGYVYDHQVIGRAYALF from the coding sequence ATGCAATCCAATCATTCGAACGTTGCTATCGCAAGAACATCTACTACCAAGCACAGACCCTATCAAACCCGAGCGTCATTTCTACGGTTTATCGGGAAAGCTTTACCGATCTTGTTGCTGGCACTGGCCGTCGAACGCTACATCGGGGAGCGCTTTCTGATTGGCGGTGATGATCAAGTCGATCGCTGTCTGCCGGACAAATGGATTTACCTGATCGATACCCACAACAAGGACATCTGGCGCGGCGATTTGATCGCTTTTCGTGCCGAACGCATGGCGCCTTATTTCAAAGATGGCCAGATCATTGTCAAAATCGCCGCCGGCGTCACGGGTGACACCGTCCATGTCGATCAACAGCACACCAAGATCAACGGTGAACGGGTTATTGACGGGCTAACGTTGGCCGAAAAACTCAAAAAGCCGGCCAACAGTTTTAAACGCCATGAAACTATACCAACTGCTGCCTATTGGGTGACCGGGAAAACCGACAAAAGCTTCGATTCACGCTACTGGGGCTATGTCTACGACCACCAAGTGATTGGACGGGCCTATGCGTTGTTTTGA
- a CDS encoding TrbC family F-type conjugative pilus assembly protein: MHPVQAEEAWLQRSQAILQTLEGQPRPDWLTGQSEQLDMKHQAQKVLEASQAIRAETLSTQSTTLASGPPTTSSNKPLTLLFVSFSLGESLLKSIFEEASGRDDVLLMFRGPKPGQKLPALMADLKRLLKGIEPLPNIVIDPTRFQRWSVSSVPDIVVEQEGKSRLHVRGVSSLSWLNEQLKAGKQGELGTLGDVGEIAEIDLLEEIKLRMAAIDWKQKQQHAIARFWEQQKFEDLPAAQADRDRIVDLTITAPRDLVAPNGQLIIHAGQTFNPLDKMPFGLCLMVFDATVPAQVELIQHQSCQDKQSRVMYLATSLSRHKGWEILKRLETTLQAPVYLLTPDVRSRFQLQHVPAVVEQSGNRLLVHERKLPAATGERS; encoded by the coding sequence ATGCACCCGGTTCAGGCTGAGGAAGCCTGGCTGCAACGTTCTCAGGCTATTTTGCAAACCTTGGAAGGACAGCCTCGACCCGACTGGTTGACCGGTCAGTCTGAACAACTGGACATGAAACACCAAGCGCAAAAAGTGTTGGAAGCGTCGCAGGCGATTCGAGCAGAGACGCTATCGACACAATCAACAACATTGGCAAGCGGTCCGCCAACAACGTCTTCGAACAAACCGCTCACGCTATTGTTTGTCTCCTTCTCGCTGGGTGAGTCCCTGCTGAAAAGTATCTTTGAAGAAGCCTCAGGTCGGGACGACGTGTTACTGATGTTTCGCGGGCCAAAGCCAGGCCAAAAGTTACCGGCATTGATGGCCGACCTGAAACGCTTGCTGAAAGGCATTGAGCCATTGCCGAACATTGTCATTGATCCCACCCGTTTTCAACGCTGGTCGGTGTCGTCCGTACCAGACATTGTCGTCGAACAGGAAGGCAAATCCCGTTTGCATGTTCGAGGTGTCAGCAGTCTGTCTTGGCTGAACGAGCAACTCAAAGCCGGCAAACAAGGAGAGTTGGGAACCTTGGGCGATGTCGGCGAGATTGCTGAAATCGACTTGTTGGAAGAGATCAAACTCCGGATGGCCGCCATCGACTGGAAACAAAAGCAGCAACATGCCATCGCTCGATTCTGGGAACAGCAAAAATTTGAAGACTTACCCGCCGCTCAGGCCGATCGTGATCGGATTGTGGATCTGACCATCACCGCCCCACGCGATCTAGTTGCTCCCAACGGTCAGCTGATTATCCATGCCGGACAAACCTTCAATCCCTTGGACAAAATGCCGTTTGGCTTATGCCTGATGGTATTCGATGCCACGGTGCCTGCTCAAGTTGAGCTGATTCAGCATCAGTCCTGCCAGGACAAACAATCTCGCGTGATGTATCTGGCCACATCGCTGTCTCGTCATAAAGGTTGGGAGATTTTAAAGCGTTTGGAAACGACGTTGCAGGCACCGGTGTATTTATTGACACCGGATGTGCGCAGCCGCTTTCAATTACAGCATGTGCCGGCTGTCGTTGAACAATCCGGCAATCGTTTGCTGGTTCATGAACGAAAACTGCCGGCCGCAACGGGAGAACGATCATGA
- a CDS encoding DsbC family protein produces the protein MTLRKISLLIATLLGTSIALAANPQKQAVSDIAAGLLSIKIDGMQDLPISGLKMVKSGEQTVFISSNGRFAFYGGKLMDIWTQQEIKELADIDKIANRIDLSRMKLKADDLGAVTVGHGKAQVLVFIDPRCPYCGKVMKDLQALQDQYTFKLVMVPILGPESQNIVVQLACQLGASDTKAKDAARDRLLKQDYAGLPTEPPVQCNKEPLQKAVVTAKLFDLKGVPFLIAPDGRTHSGAPEVLADWLADKPKPSPSLATTPATNAQNTKAQEKQP, from the coding sequence ATGACGCTACGCAAAATTTCTTTATTGATAGCCACGCTACTCGGTACATCCATCGCCCTGGCCGCCAATCCGCAAAAGCAGGCGGTCTCGGATATTGCCGCCGGTTTGCTATCGATCAAAATCGACGGCATGCAGGACTTGCCGATCTCGGGCCTGAAGATGGTCAAGTCCGGTGAGCAGACGGTGTTTATCTCCAGCAATGGCCGCTTTGCCTTTTACGGCGGCAAATTGATGGACATCTGGACTCAGCAAGAAATCAAGGAACTGGCGGATATCGACAAAATCGCCAACCGTATCGATCTGTCGCGGATGAAACTCAAGGCCGACGATCTAGGTGCGGTGACCGTCGGCCACGGCAAAGCCCAGGTACTGGTGTTCATCGATCCCCGGTGCCCTTACTGCGGCAAGGTCATGAAAGACCTGCAAGCCTTGCAAGACCAATACACCTTCAAACTGGTGATGGTGCCCATCCTCGGCCCCGAGTCGCAAAACATCGTCGTGCAACTGGCCTGTCAGTTAGGCGCGAGCGATACCAAAGCCAAAGACGCCGCGCGCGACCGCTTGTTGAAACAGGATTACGCGGGCTTGCCGACCGAACCACCGGTTCAGTGCAACAAAGAGCCACTGCAAAAAGCCGTGGTCACCGCCAAGTTATTCGATTTGAAGGGTGTGCCATTTCTGATCGCCCCGGACGGCCGCACCCACAGTGGCGCACCCGAGGTATTAGCCGATTGGTTGGCCGACAAACCCAAACCGTCGCCCAGTCTGGCAACGACACCCGCTACCAACGCCCAAAACACCAAAGCACAGGAGAAGCAGCCTTGA
- the traC gene encoding type IV secretion system protein TraC, with protein sequence MTTAQPPRADQLFPVLAYEYDHHLFLMADSSIGFGFLCRPMTGADANVSARVNVLLNQDWPPETLLQVSLWTSPDIEESLAIMQTRRLKQQKPTYKTMTQASVEFLRRGTTKAPEAISGARLRRSHILVTVKLPMAFPRPSEADIRRACELQMATQQSLATIGLYPEVLGADQYVRILNTLLNWQPDAGWKDRVVPECDPTQLIRDQLLDFDNAIRTDEKGIWLGSKRVKTLSAKRTPDHFYFGSAKSYLGDILSGTRGIRQNALLSLTLHYPDAESTRTRQEGVRQFITNQVNTPIARFLPVLVQRKHHFDVLFDAYRDGDRPIRAYFGVLLFCDEAEEAAAVSNARVYFRELGFQLLEDKYFCLPLFLNCLPFGPDRSAIADLKRYRTLATRHAIPLLPLFGDWAGTGTPTLNFVSRNGEHMAVSLFDTTGNYNLCIAAESGKGKSFLTNEIIVSYLTEGAQIWAIDVGRSYENLCEVLEGDFVKFTHGSSICMNPFEIVQNFEEEADMLAGLVSQMAAPTEKLTDFQTAGLKRILKQLWTDKAQSMSVDDIAKCLCTEADQRLKDVGEQLFPFTTRGEYGRYFNGKNNAKFARDFTVLELEELKGRKHLQQVVLLQLIYQIQQEMYLGERNRPKIVIIDEAWDLLTEGDVAKFMEHGYRRFRKYGGAAVTITQSVNDLYRNAAGRAIVENSANMYLLGQKAEVIEGMKQDRRLPLSDGGYELLKTVHTLPGAYSEIFFITEMGSGIGRLIVDPYKRILFSTKPEDVNALKQLRRQGLSLGDAIQQLIDSRSSKPKEIGYGS encoded by the coding sequence ATGACCACCGCGCAACCTCCTCGGGCCGATCAGTTGTTCCCGGTACTAGCTTATGAATACGACCATCATCTGTTTCTGATGGCCGATAGCAGTATCGGTTTCGGCTTTTTGTGCCGGCCGATGACCGGCGCCGATGCCAACGTTTCCGCGCGGGTCAACGTATTACTGAATCAGGACTGGCCGCCCGAAACGCTATTACAAGTTTCACTTTGGACCTCACCGGACATCGAAGAGTCGCTGGCGATCATGCAGACCCGGCGTTTGAAGCAGCAAAAGCCGACCTATAAAACCATGACCCAGGCCAGCGTCGAGTTTCTGCGGCGCGGCACCACCAAAGCCCCGGAAGCCATTTCGGGTGCACGTCTTAGGCGTAGCCATATTCTGGTCACGGTCAAATTACCGATGGCATTCCCCCGGCCGAGTGAAGCTGACATCCGCCGTGCCTGTGAATTGCAAATGGCCACCCAGCAATCGCTGGCGACCATTGGCTTATATCCTGAGGTGTTGGGTGCTGATCAGTATGTGCGCATCCTGAATACACTGCTCAATTGGCAGCCGGATGCCGGCTGGAAAGACCGGGTGGTACCCGAGTGTGATCCGACTCAACTGATCCGCGATCAATTATTGGATTTCGATAACGCCATTCGAACCGACGAGAAAGGCATTTGGCTTGGATCAAAACGGGTAAAAACCCTATCTGCCAAACGCACACCCGATCATTTTTACTTTGGCAGCGCCAAGAGTTACTTGGGCGACATTCTGTCCGGAACCCGAGGCATTCGGCAAAATGCCTTGCTCAGTCTAACCCTGCATTACCCCGATGCCGAATCGACGCGTACTCGGCAAGAAGGCGTGCGGCAATTCATCACCAATCAGGTCAATACGCCAATTGCCCGGTTTTTGCCGGTGCTGGTACAACGCAAACACCATTTCGACGTGTTGTTCGACGCTTACCGCGACGGCGACCGGCCAATCCGGGCGTATTTTGGCGTACTGCTGTTTTGCGACGAAGCCGAAGAAGCGGCGGCCGTTTCGAATGCGCGGGTGTATTTTCGGGAACTGGGTTTTCAGCTGTTGGAAGACAAGTATTTCTGCCTGCCGTTATTCCTGAATTGTTTGCCGTTTGGGCCTGACCGTTCTGCAATTGCCGATTTGAAACGCTACCGCACCTTGGCCACTCGGCATGCGATTCCTTTATTGCCACTGTTCGGCGATTGGGCCGGCACCGGCACGCCGACCTTGAACTTTGTGTCACGTAATGGCGAACACATGGCGGTATCGCTGTTTGATACCACCGGCAACTACAACCTCTGTATCGCCGCCGAATCCGGCAAAGGCAAATCTTTTCTGACCAACGAGATCATCGTCAGCTACCTGACCGAAGGTGCGCAGATCTGGGCCATCGATGTCGGCCGCTCCTATGAAAACCTCTGTGAGGTGCTGGAAGGCGATTTCGTCAAATTCACCCACGGCTCGAGCATTTGCATGAACCCGTTCGAGATCGTGCAGAACTTTGAGGAAGAAGCCGATATGTTAGCGGGATTGGTCAGCCAGATGGCCGCACCGACCGAGAAACTGACCGACTTTCAAACCGCCGGTCTCAAGCGGATATTGAAACAACTGTGGACCGATAAAGCTCAGTCCATGTCGGTGGACGACATTGCAAAATGCCTGTGTACCGAAGCCGATCAACGCTTGAAGGATGTCGGCGAGCAGTTGTTTCCCTTTACCACACGAGGCGAATACGGCCGCTACTTCAACGGTAAAAACAACGCCAAGTTCGCTCGCGACTTTACCGTACTGGAACTGGAAGAACTCAAGGGCCGTAAGCATTTACAACAGGTGGTGTTGCTGCAGCTGATTTACCAGATTCAGCAAGAAATGTATCTCGGCGAACGCAACCGGCCCAAGATCGTCATCATCGACGAAGCTTGGGATCTGCTCACCGAAGGCGATGTCGCCAAGTTCATGGAGCATGGCTACCGGCGGTTTCGGAAATACGGCGGTGCGGCGGTGACCATTACCCAGTCGGTGAACGACTTGTACCGTAATGCCGCGGGCCGGGCCATCGTCGAGAACTCGGCCAATATGTATCTGCTCGGTCAAAAAGCCGAAGTCATCGAAGGCATGAAGCAGGACCGACGCTTACCGTTATCGGATGGCGGTTATGAACTCCTGAAAACCGTGCATACCTTACCCGGTGCGTATTCCGAAATTTTCTTCATCACCGAGATGGGCTCCGGTATCGGTCGACTGATCGTCGATCCTTACAAACGCATTCTGTTTTCCACCAAACCTGAAGACGTCAACGCCTTGAAGCAATTGCGCCGACAAGGCCTAAGTCTGGGTGATGCCATTCAACAACTCATCGACAGTCGTAGCAGTAAGCCTAAGGAGATCGGTTATGGATCCTAA
- the traA gene encoding TraA family conjugative transfer protein, which yields MKSSTRTGVLVALASLFFMLMASDAMAGAGGTEFNNVWTLLTGWVEGLLGRIIAIVFVIVGLVAGVVRGSIMGFVLGIASGVGLFAAPTIITNIVTATI from the coding sequence ATGAAATCGTCCACTCGAACCGGGGTCTTGGTGGCCCTGGCATCGTTATTTTTTATGTTGATGGCATCCGACGCCATGGCCGGTGCCGGCGGTACCGAGTTCAATAACGTCTGGACCTTGCTGACCGGCTGGGTCGAAGGCTTGCTCGGCCGCATCATTGCCATCGTGTTCGTCATCGTCGGCCTGGTGGCCGGTGTCGTGCGCGGCAGCATCATGGGCTTTGTGCTGGGGATTGCTAGCGGTGTCGGCCTGTTTGCGGCGCCGACCATCATCACCAACATCGTCACCGCGACGATTTAA
- a CDS encoding tyrosine-type recombinase/integrase produces MNTIVRSAIHLDQHPAMSSEVLVSCALPTGFLFLVDDDTGRVIEPVLLYLMDRFLIRYGNTRPNTLRATVYNLKDWWAFLAEFAKPWNEVSEDDLRFYRDAMLQTVSPKTHQPYEVGTVRRRLTTVLQFYDWARRAGFFGVIFDSKSTRQIVRSMDHDALAHLHSNPVQRTTSDLLPLPRRGADDAVHPLTETEYRAVAHCLGPLPPGSTRSNDDCRPTLDRLIAEISLHTGMRRDEISSLNRWQILDLRPDASQPFGVLKLRISKTKGLRPRVVFMPNWLVTALHWYIDHERKDALHAAKKQGQIKEPSALFLNGIHAGRHVGKPIQNGSIDAHFRQALFAAGLTHTVHKTDPETGKPYATQEPRHVFHDLRHTFATWLYWFEKSQGNAEPWKKIQARLGHTSLATTTNLYLRAVTDFEAQVSDTTMKFFEAMRHG; encoded by the coding sequence GTGAACACTATTGTCCGATCAGCCATTCACCTTGATCAGCATCCGGCCATGTCCTCGGAGGTATTGGTATCCTGTGCGTTGCCAACGGGCTTTTTATTTTTGGTTGACGATGATACGGGACGTGTCATAGAGCCGGTATTACTGTATTTAATGGATCGATTCCTCATTCGTTACGGCAATACCAGGCCCAATACGTTGCGGGCTACAGTCTACAACCTGAAGGATTGGTGGGCATTTCTGGCGGAGTTTGCCAAACCCTGGAACGAAGTCAGTGAGGATGATCTTCGTTTTTACCGGGATGCCATGCTGCAGACCGTGTCACCCAAAACCCATCAACCCTATGAGGTCGGCACTGTCCGCCGTCGACTGACCACGGTATTACAGTTCTATGACTGGGCCCGACGGGCGGGGTTTTTCGGAGTGATTTTCGATTCGAAATCCACTCGCCAAATCGTCAGATCAATGGATCATGATGCGTTGGCGCATTTGCATTCAAATCCCGTACAGCGTACCACCTCTGATTTACTGCCGTTGCCGCGTCGGGGCGCCGATGATGCCGTTCACCCATTGACTGAAACGGAATATCGCGCGGTTGCACATTGTCTTGGGCCGCTACCGCCTGGCAGCACGCGATCTAACGATGATTGCCGTCCAACTTTGGATCGGCTGATTGCCGAAATTTCCCTCCATACCGGTATGCGTCGGGATGAAATTTCATCACTGAATCGTTGGCAAATTCTAGATCTGCGACCTGATGCATCCCAACCTTTCGGTGTGCTGAAACTACGGATCAGTAAAACCAAGGGTCTCAGGCCGCGTGTCGTGTTCATGCCCAATTGGCTGGTAACGGCATTGCACTGGTATATCGATCATGAGCGGAAGGACGCGCTGCATGCCGCCAAAAAGCAAGGCCAAATCAAAGAACCGAGCGCACTGTTTTTGAACGGTATCCATGCCGGACGTCATGTTGGAAAACCCATTCAAAATGGCAGTATCGATGCGCATTTTCGGCAGGCTCTGTTTGCCGCCGGCCTGACGCATACCGTACATAAAACTGACCCGGAAACAGGGAAACCGTATGCCACGCAAGAACCCCGTCATGTTTTCCACGACCTCAGACATACCTTTGCGACCTGGCTGTATTGGTTTGAAAAGTCGCAAGGTAATGCGGAACCCTGGAAAAAGATTCAGGCACGCTTGGGGCATACCTCGTTGGCGACGACCACCAATCTCTACTTGCGCGCCGTGACGGATTTTGAAGCTCAAGTCAGTGATACCACCATGAAGTTTTTCGAGGCGATGCGTCATGGCTGA
- a CDS encoding TraV family lipoprotein → MHSNSLTFSSLLLMVLTTGCATTEYGCKGMPDEPSCLSTTQAYQITNTAITEAPPENNQSSESPVKPTLPPPLQQPVPKIDDPTPIRTPSQVMRIWIAPWEDAEGDLMVSNYVYTELEPRRWMIGKAAPTANSSLIPLQIEQRPSEKRPTVDTPEDDNPENRLGKQLP, encoded by the coding sequence ATGCATTCGAATTCCTTGACTTTCAGCAGCCTGTTGCTGATGGTGTTAACCACCGGATGCGCCACCACCGAATACGGCTGTAAAGGCATGCCGGACGAGCCCAGCTGCCTATCGACCACTCAGGCTTACCAGATCACCAATACGGCGATAACGGAAGCACCTCCGGAAAATAACCAAAGTTCGGAGTCACCCGTTAAACCGACACTCCCGCCCCCGTTACAACAACCCGTGCCCAAGATCGACGATCCCACACCGATTCGCACGCCCTCCCAGGTCATGCGCATCTGGATCGCGCCTTGGGAAGATGCCGAGGGCGATTTGATGGTGTCCAACTACGTTTACACCGAATTGGAACCCCGGCGCTGGATGATCGGCAAGGCGGCACCGACAGCCAATTCGTCGTTGATTCCTTTACAAATCGAGCAACGTCCGTCCGAGAAACGGCCGACCGTCGATACCCCTGAAGATGACAATCCGGAAAACCGATTAGGCAAACAATTGCCCTGA
- a CDS encoding TraB/VirB10 family protein gives MASVDTWWTRLSPTAKRNLAVGSIGTVLLAVIIALATITPEVGKPLSKQATIQHILTDSDPRSLGIDGISAQLRDLLQKNDEQARRLASIEEQQRREQQSDEIRFKQWTTAEREAYEAKLQAVTGEVETLKNKASTTAVAGNPGDANQPAVEPTAPGRPSYGRPSNPPFDNGQDDLNRVFEQAAIPAPTASNTGVSGARANNQAPAAMQIRVIQEGTDQSNDKDKDTTPTLDRRHSNHANNDVFIPAGSILTGVLLNGLDAPTGKKAKKEPMPVLFRIKKEAILPNRFHADVRECFLLAAGFGDLSAERAYFRGETFSCVRQDGGVIEVPMNAYATGEDGKNGVRGRVVSKQGALLAQSMMAGFLRGFSDAFGRNQIPVLMTGGLGALSGTTPFQSAFSSQSMEGGALKGAGYAMERLSHFYMDMAEEIYPVIEVDATRQVNFIVQKGTALKLKSPS, from the coding sequence ATGGCCAGTGTCGATACCTGGTGGACACGCTTGAGTCCAACCGCCAAACGTAATTTAGCTGTCGGCAGCATCGGTACCGTGCTGTTGGCCGTCATCATCGCGCTGGCCACCATCACCCCGGAAGTCGGCAAGCCACTGAGTAAACAGGCCACCATCCAACACATCCTGACCGATAGCGATCCGCGCTCGCTGGGGATCGACGGCATTTCCGCGCAATTGCGCGATCTGCTGCAGAAAAACGACGAACAAGCCCGCCGACTAGCCTCAATCGAAGAACAGCAACGGCGCGAACAGCAATCCGACGAAATCCGCTTCAAACAATGGACCACCGCTGAGCGGGAAGCCTATGAAGCCAAGCTTCAAGCGGTCACCGGTGAAGTTGAGACGTTGAAGAACAAAGCGTCTACAACGGCAGTGGCTGGCAACCCTGGCGACGCCAATCAACCTGCTGTGGAGCCAACGGCACCGGGAAGACCGTCATACGGCCGCCCGAGCAATCCGCCGTTCGACAACGGGCAAGACGATCTCAACCGCGTGTTCGAGCAAGCCGCTATTCCCGCACCGACTGCTAGCAATACCGGCGTCTCAGGAGCACGAGCCAATAACCAAGCGCCGGCGGCTATGCAAATTCGGGTTATCCAGGAAGGTACTGACCAATCCAACGATAAAGACAAAGACACGACTCCGACTCTGGATCGCAGACACTCGAACCATGCCAACAACGACGTTTTCATCCCGGCCGGCAGCATATTGACCGGGGTGTTGTTGAACGGCCTGGATGCCCCGACCGGCAAAAAAGCCAAGAAAGAACCCATGCCGGTACTGTTCCGGATCAAGAAGGAAGCCATTCTGCCCAACCGTTTTCATGCCGATGTCCGCGAGTGCTTCCTGCTGGCCGCGGGCTTCGGCGACCTGAGTGCTGAGCGGGCCTACTTTCGCGGCGAGACCTTTTCCTGTGTCCGGCAGGACGGTGGCGTGATCGAAGTACCGATGAATGCGTATGCCACCGGCGAAGACGGCAAAAACGGGGTGCGTGGCCGCGTCGTTTCCAAACAAGGTGCACTACTCGCCCAATCCATGATGGCGGGCTTTTTACGCGGCTTTTCCGATGCCTTCGGCCGCAACCAGATCCCGGTGCTGATGACCGGCGGCCTGGGGGCGCTTTCAGGAACTACACCGTTTCAAAGCGCGTTTTCCTCGCAGTCGATGGAAGGTGGTGCGTTGAAAGGCGCCGGTTACGCCATGGAACGCCTGTCACATTTTTACATGGACATGGCCGAAGAGATTTACCCGGTCATCGAAGTCGATGCCACCCGCCAGGTCAACTTCATCGTGCAAAAAGGCACGGCGCTGAAGCTGAAGTCGCCGAGCTGA
- a CDS encoding RRXRR domain-containing protein → MTGDLSDTETAMGNRRPSRCRKDGRTVQVQAANGHPLNPCHPARARELLRKKRVIRVCRHPFTIRLHAEHQTETMQQLYAEETTS, encoded by the coding sequence ATGACCGGTGACTTATCGGATACCGAGACTGCGATGGGCAACCGTCGCCCGTCGCGCTGCCGCAAAGACGGCAGAACCGTTCAGGTTCAAGCCGCCAATGGCCACCCGCTCAACCCCTGCCATCCAGCCAGGGCGCGAGAGTTGTTACGCAAAAAACGCGTGATTCGGGTTTGCCGACATCCCTTTACGATTCGCCTGCATGCCGAGCATCAGACTGAAACCATGCAACAACTGTATGCCGAGGAGACCACCTCATGA